A single Bacillus sp. OxB-1 DNA region contains:
- a CDS encoding YcxB family protein: MKEFKEDAHYFYLYNSAVSAYILPKRELEDPEGTKSYVQSRIEQ, encoded by the coding sequence ATCAAAGAGTTCAAAGAGGATGCCCATTATTTCTATCTATATAATAGCGCGGTCAGCGCCTACATTTTGCCGAAACGGGAACTGGAAGACCCCGAGGGGACAAAATCTTATGTGCAATCCCGGATCGAACAGTAA
- a CDS encoding lipoate--protein ligase family protein yields MALDEALLEWHSEGKIGPVLRFYEWEPATLSIGYFQRVEKEIDMDQVKKLNLGFVRRPTGGRGVLHEHELTYSVIVSESYPDMPETVTEAYRVISGGLLEGFRNLGLAAEFSIPDTEKARADLKKPKSAVCFDAPSWYELVVEGRKVAGSAQTRQKGVILQHGAILLSLDEEKLISLFKYRSEEHRELVRIGLPEKAVAIDRLMDRSVTVEECVKAFSAGFEKALQIQLQPLELTAEQLDYVKAIEQKKYANDDWTFRK; encoded by the coding sequence ATGGCGCTCGATGAAGCGTTGCTGGAATGGCATAGTGAAGGGAAGATCGGTCCCGTTCTCCGATTTTACGAATGGGAGCCCGCCACCTTGTCCATCGGATATTTCCAGCGGGTTGAAAAAGAGATTGATATGGATCAAGTGAAGAAACTTAATCTTGGTTTTGTCAGGCGTCCAACGGGCGGCCGAGGAGTTCTACATGAGCATGAACTTACATATAGCGTAATCGTCAGCGAATCATACCCTGACATGCCGGAAACTGTGACGGAAGCCTATCGGGTCATTTCGGGCGGTCTGTTGGAAGGGTTCCGGAACCTCGGGTTGGCAGCGGAATTTTCCATACCGGATACGGAGAAGGCCAGAGCGGATCTGAAAAAACCGAAAAGTGCCGTCTGTTTTGACGCACCTAGTTGGTATGAACTCGTCGTGGAAGGCCGGAAAGTGGCGGGCAGCGCACAGACAAGGCAGAAGGGCGTCATCTTGCAGCATGGTGCAATTTTACTCAGCTTGGATGAAGAGAAGCTTATTTCCCTTTTCAAATACAGATCGGAAGAGCATCGGGAACTGGTACGGATCGGCCTGCCGGAAAAGGCGGTGGCGATCGATCGGCTGATGGACCGTTCTGTAACGGTCGAAGAGTGTGTGAAGGCTTTTTCAGCAGGTTTTGAAAAGGCGCTCCAGATCCAATTGCAACCACTGGAATTGACGGCGGAACAACTGGATTACGTAAAAGCCATCGAACAGAAAAAGTATGCGAATGACGACTGGACATTTCGGAAATGA
- a CDS encoding rhodanese-like domain-containing protein, translated as MELYVLIALAAGLIIYFIVTAVRLRKAVTDLSQEQFIEGYRKAQLIDVREPKDFDAGHILGARNIPYTHFRQRYKEIRPDKRVFLYDQNGGKSARAALFLKKKGYDQLYHLQGGFRQWTGKIKSKS; from the coding sequence GTGGAATTATATGTATTAATCGCATTGGCAGCCGGTTTGATTATTTATTTCATCGTGACGGCTGTACGCCTTCGGAAGGCGGTCACCGATTTGTCACAGGAACAATTCATTGAAGGTTACCGTAAAGCGCAATTGATTGACGTGAGGGAACCGAAAGATTTTGATGCCGGCCATATTTTAGGAGCACGAAATATTCCATATACTCATTTCCGCCAACGCTACAAAGAAATCCGTCCAGACAAGCGGGTGTTCCTGTACGATCAGAACGGCGGAAAAAGTGCTCGTGCGGCTTTATTCCTTAAGAAAAAAGGCTATGACCAACTATACCATTTGCAAGGCGGATTCCGTCAATGGACAGGTAAAATTAAGAGCAAGTCGTAA
- a CDS encoding chromate transporter: protein MELFLVSSRLGLTSFGGPIAHLGYFHEEYVRRRKWMDEKSYADLVALCQFLPGPASSQVGIGIGVMRAGVLGGIISFIGFTFPSVVVLILFALLLQGMDFTDAGWIQGLKLVAVAVVAHAIAGMAQKLTPDVKRRTIALIALVGTVLWQTAYMQVGVIILAAVLGYILYKNHPEEDGTVGIFPVSRRVGIACLTLFFGLLIILPLLRSISSSHWIAMFDSFYRAGSLVFGGGHVVLPLLEREFVPLGWVTAETFLAGYGATQAVPGPLFTFAAYLGTVMNGWTGGLVATIAIFLPAFLLILGTLPFWDVLRRSPKMKGVLMGVNAAVVGLLIAALYHPIWTSTVQSALDFAFAAILFCMLAYWKLPPWVIVASGAIGGLLLGYI from the coding sequence ATGGAGCTATTTCTCGTATCATCGAGGCTTGGTTTGACATCGTTCGGCGGGCCGATTGCCCATCTAGGTTATTTTCATGAAGAATATGTACGGAGAAGAAAGTGGATGGATGAAAAGAGTTATGCTGATCTTGTGGCATTATGTCAGTTTCTGCCCGGCCCCGCGAGCAGTCAGGTCGGAATTGGTATTGGTGTCATGCGTGCAGGAGTCCTTGGCGGCATTATCTCCTTTATAGGATTTACGTTTCCCTCCGTTGTCGTGCTGATTTTATTCGCTTTATTGCTGCAGGGAATGGACTTTACAGATGCCGGCTGGATCCAAGGATTGAAGCTGGTAGCCGTTGCGGTCGTCGCTCACGCAATTGCCGGCATGGCGCAAAAACTGACTCCGGATGTTAAAAGAAGAACGATTGCTTTAATTGCTCTAGTGGGAACTGTTTTATGGCAAACGGCATATATGCAGGTAGGTGTGATTATTTTGGCTGCTGTTCTAGGGTACATCCTTTATAAGAACCATCCAGAAGAGGATGGTACAGTAGGCATCTTTCCTGTTTCCCGTCGGGTTGGCATTGCTTGTTTAACCTTGTTTTTTGGTCTCCTCATCATCTTACCCTTATTAAGGAGTATCAGTTCTTCCCATTGGATCGCCATGTTTGACAGTTTTTATCGGGCAGGGTCTTTGGTATTTGGTGGCGGTCATGTTGTTTTACCTTTACTTGAGCGGGAATTTGTTCCGCTTGGTTGGGTGACTGCAGAAACCTTTTTAGCAGGGTACGGCGCGACACAGGCAGTTCCTGGTCCTTTATTTACATTTGCCGCCTATTTGGGAACTGTTATGAATGGCTGGACAGGGGGTCTTGTGGCAACAATTGCAATTTTTTTGCCGGCCTTCCTGCTTATTTTAGGTACACTTCCATTTTGGGACGTACTGCGACGCAGCCCTAAAATGAAAGGCGTATTGATGGGGGTCAATGCTGCTGTTGTCGGTTTGTTGATTGCCGCTTTATATCATCCAATCTGGACGAGCACGGTTCAGTCTGCGCTAGACTTCGCATTTGCCGCAATCTTGTTCTGCATGTTGGCCTATTGGAAGCTCCCTCCGTGGGTTATCGTCGCTTCAGGTGCAATCGGCGGGTTGCTCTTAGGGTACATATAA
- a CDS encoding VOC family protein — MPVVNWTGNQENPDQAWLAGGIQLISDSSNPNSRLDHIAIVTENLEKAVHEAINRGGKKFYKGPNWIELPDGLVIELIQQAGSEVDDFLNVKVSYVPVP, encoded by the coding sequence ATGCCAGTTGTCAATTGGACCGGAAATCAAGAGAATCCGGACCAAGCATGGTTAGCTGGCGGCATACAGCTAATATCCGATTCATCGAATCCGAATAGCAGATTGGACCATATTGCAATTGTAACAGAGAATCTCGAAAAAGCGGTTCATGAAGCGATCAATAGAGGTGGTAAAAAATTTTACAAAGGACCAAATTGGATTGAACTTCCTGATGGGCTCGTCATTGAGTTAATTCAGCAAGCAGGCAGTGAAGTGGATGATTTTTTAAATGTAAAAGTGAGCTACGTTCCAGTTCCATGA
- a CDS encoding ketopantoate reductase family protein encodes MKICIVGAGALGSTIGGVLAEGGSEVYLINRREEVVDAINKNGLMLRSGTIDRVVSVQARTSCAGIGTVDLVIVLVKSFHTKQAIENARDIIGENTMVLSLQNGLGNEEVIAEVVGKKRVLAGKTYVGGVVLGPGHVLATTKEKQTYIGELDGRITERVKRVAKVFNSAGLMTNITSNIMGIIWDKLLINAATGPLSGITRLPYGGLYKVPEIKEIAVAAVLEGISVAKAHGVSLDTEDPETIWRKAAEGLPAEFKTSLLQSIEKGSETEIDYINGAIVRWGEKRNIPTPLNKTLVASIKGIEYALQYYKEKE; translated from the coding sequence TTGAAGATTTGTATTGTCGGCGCTGGAGCGCTTGGAAGCACAATTGGCGGAGTGCTTGCCGAAGGCGGATCAGAAGTGTATTTAATTAATCGGAGAGAAGAGGTTGTCGATGCGATTAATAAGAACGGATTGATGTTGCGAAGCGGTACAATTGATCGCGTTGTATCTGTGCAAGCAAGGACGAGTTGTGCTGGCATAGGAACTGTTGATTTAGTCATAGTGTTGGTGAAGTCCTTTCACACTAAACAGGCGATCGAAAACGCGAGGGACATCATTGGCGAGAATACAATGGTGTTATCGTTACAAAACGGACTGGGAAATGAAGAAGTAATTGCTGAAGTAGTTGGCAAAAAACGGGTACTTGCCGGAAAAACATATGTTGGAGGGGTAGTACTTGGACCGGGACATGTTCTAGCAACAACAAAAGAGAAACAAACATATATTGGTGAACTTGATGGTCGGATTACTGAACGGGTGAAACGAGTTGCCAAAGTGTTTAATAGTGCAGGACTAATGACAAATATCACCTCGAATATTATGGGGATTATTTGGGATAAATTATTGATTAACGCTGCAACTGGTCCTTTGTCCGGTATTACACGTTTACCCTATGGCGGTTTATATAAAGTTCCCGAAATAAAAGAGATAGCGGTTGCTGCTGTACTAGAAGGTATATCGGTTGCTAAAGCTCATGGCGTAAGCCTGGATACAGAGGACCCGGAAACCATTTGGCGAAAGGCCGCGGAGGGGTTGCCGGCTGAATTTAAGACATCTCTCCTGCAAAGTATTGAAAAAGGTTCCGAGACGGAAATTGATTATATTAATGGTGCGATTGTTCGTTGGGGGGAGAAACGGAATATCCCCACACCGTTAAATAAAACTCTCGTGGCCAGTATCAAAGGGATCGAGTATGCGCTGCAATATTACAAAGAAAAAGAATGA
- a CDS encoding MaoC family dehydratase: MTTHKVPFEIGDTISYTKTISESDVYLFAGITGDFSQMHMNEEFMKTTPYKKRIAHGVLTFALGSTASTLIQVQARAEIPSVSYGYDKLRFTNPVFFGDTLTAHYTIEDIDHENLKSFAKVEVLNQKGELCTVAQHILKFIP, from the coding sequence ATGACAACACATAAAGTACCCTTTGAAATCGGCGATACAATTTCTTATACAAAAACAATTAGTGAGTCAGATGTGTATTTATTTGCAGGGATTACCGGAGATTTCAGCCAAATGCATATGAATGAAGAATTTATGAAAACCACTCCATATAAAAAGCGGATTGCTCATGGCGTTTTAACATTTGCTCTAGGTTCTACGGCATCCACTCTAATTCAAGTTCAAGCGAGAGCTGAGATTCCAAGCGTTTCGTACGGATATGATAAGCTACGCTTTACAAACCCCGTATTTTTTGGAGACACCTTAACAGCACACTATACAATTGAAGACATTGATCACGAAAACTTAAAATCATTTGCTAAAGTAGAAGTATTGAATCAAAAAGGAGAACTTTGTACTGTGGCCCAGCATATTTTGAAATTCATACCTTGA
- a CDS encoding acyl CoA:acetate/3-ketoacid CoA transferase, with protein MNPTTRTNAVKMMSAEEAVEQIPSNATVAFLGAGGGIAEPTAVIEALAKRYRETKKPRDLTLYYSTGLGDRGDRGLSPLAQSGLVKRAIGGHWDQSPRLAEMVARNEIEGYNFPMGVMSQLLRAAAAGHPGLLTHVGIGTFIDPRQTGGRLNERTTEELIEIFEIQGKEWLFYPAIRPDVAIIRATTADTEGYLTMEDEITFLDILPMAQAVKNNGGMVIAQVQRLAKAGTLHPKDVKIPGYLVDAVVVVSEQPQLYSGALNRFMSGDFIAEIGEIAIPPLNERKVIARRALFEICPGDVGNVGVGISDGIGIIAQEEGVGDEFTLTVETGPIGGVTAQGIFFGASINNRAVIDMPAQFDFYDGGGLDICFLSFAEVDQAGNVNVSRFNGKIVGTGGFINITSNSKKVIFSGTLTAGGLQTEIVDGSVKIHQEGRFQKFVPQVEEITFNGTEAMKQGKEVLYITERAVFKLTPEGLELIEIAPGVDIEKDILSHMGFQPRVSPNLKTMDLRLFLEEPMGIREQWLNQTLRNQSRNHKEEVK; from the coding sequence ATGAATCCTACGACACGAACGAATGCGGTAAAAATGATGAGTGCAGAAGAAGCTGTGGAGCAAATCCCTTCCAACGCAACGGTAGCTTTTCTTGGGGCCGGAGGAGGCATTGCAGAACCGACCGCTGTCATTGAAGCACTGGCCAAACGGTACAGGGAAACAAAGAAGCCTCGTGATTTAACACTCTATTATTCGACTGGCCTTGGGGATCGTGGAGATCGGGGGCTGTCTCCGTTAGCTCAATCAGGTCTTGTGAAACGAGCAATTGGCGGACATTGGGATCAGTCGCCTCGTCTTGCTGAAATGGTTGCAAGAAATGAAATTGAAGGTTACAACTTTCCGATGGGGGTAATGAGTCAACTGCTGCGTGCTGCGGCTGCCGGACATCCTGGATTATTAACACATGTTGGGATCGGAACATTTATCGATCCGCGTCAAACAGGCGGGAGATTAAATGAGCGCACGACGGAAGAATTAATAGAAATTTTTGAAATCCAAGGCAAGGAATGGCTGTTTTACCCCGCCATACGTCCTGATGTAGCAATTATTCGTGCTACGACTGCCGACACGGAAGGATATCTGACGATGGAAGATGAAATAACGTTTTTGGATATTCTTCCTATGGCACAAGCCGTGAAGAACAATGGAGGCATGGTCATCGCACAAGTGCAACGACTGGCAAAGGCAGGAACCTTGCATCCAAAGGATGTAAAAATACCGGGATATCTTGTCGATGCTGTAGTCGTTGTTTCCGAGCAGCCTCAGCTATATTCCGGTGCATTAAATCGATTTATGTCAGGCGATTTCATTGCTGAAATTGGAGAGATTGCTATACCTCCTTTAAATGAGCGAAAAGTCATTGCACGTCGAGCTTTATTTGAAATTTGCCCTGGAGATGTCGGAAATGTTGGCGTTGGTATTTCGGATGGGATTGGTATCATCGCTCAAGAAGAAGGAGTTGGCGATGAGTTTACCTTGACGGTTGAAACAGGGCCTATCGGCGGAGTTACAGCTCAAGGGATCTTCTTTGGGGCAAGTATTAATAATCGTGCGGTTATTGATATGCCGGCCCAATTTGACTTTTATGATGGGGGAGGATTGGATATTTGTTTTCTCAGTTTCGCGGAAGTGGATCAGGCTGGAAATGTCAATGTGTCTCGGTTTAACGGAAAAATTGTAGGAACAGGCGGATTTATAAATATTACATCTAATAGCAAGAAAGTAATTTTCAGCGGCACCTTAACGGCTGGCGGGCTCCAAACGGAAATAGTGGACGGTTCCGTAAAGATTCATCAGGAAGGACGATTTCAAAAGTTTGTTCCACAAGTCGAAGAGATTACATTTAATGGTACCGAGGCAATGAAGCAGGGAAAAGAGGTTCTTTATATTACGGAACGAGCTGTTTTTAAATTGACACCTGAGGGACTAGAGCTGATTGAAATAGCACCCGGAGTAGATATTGAGAAAGACATTTTGAGTCACATGGGCTTTCAACCGCGAGTTTCCCCCAATTTAAAAACAATGGATTTGCGTTTGTTTTTAGAAGAGCCAATGGGAATCCGAGAACAATGGTTGAATCAAACATTACGTAACCAATCTAGAAATCATAAGGAGGAAGTCAAATGA
- a CDS encoding LysR family transcriptional regulator produces MDFQQLHNFQVLAQIKNVTRAAKELSLTQSALSKSIARLEEEVGVPLFERNPRGVNLNSFGTLFLEYVNRAIEEMNNAKEKINEMIDPSNGIIHFGFIPSLRSSFVPNIIQLFFNDSPNVRFQLSQGPTGKIIKQLEAAEVDLVFCSPQKEVENISTFPIIDEELFLVVPSSHRLANRKEVALAEVANDLFVHYHSDYPLRHVIDEFCQDAGFLPKVAIEGAEDEIIGGLVAANCGIALMPATQGLDQTKISMLCVTQPRCRRLIEMAWRTDSYMSPVVERFKDFVIHNISRVI; encoded by the coding sequence GTGGATTTTCAACAGCTACATAATTTCCAAGTACTGGCGCAAATTAAAAACGTAACCCGTGCCGCAAAGGAACTTTCTCTTACTCAATCAGCGCTAAGTAAATCGATTGCTCGTTTGGAAGAAGAAGTGGGCGTACCATTATTTGAGCGGAACCCGCGCGGTGTCAATTTGAACTCATTTGGAACTTTGTTTTTAGAGTATGTAAACCGTGCAATTGAGGAAATGAACAATGCAAAAGAGAAGATAAATGAGATGATTGATCCGTCAAACGGAATCATTCATTTTGGCTTTATACCCTCATTGCGCTCTTCATTTGTTCCCAACATTATTCAACTTTTTTTTAATGACAGTCCAAATGTCCGTTTTCAATTATCGCAAGGTCCTACTGGGAAAATTATTAAACAATTGGAAGCAGCTGAAGTAGATTTAGTATTTTGTTCCCCGCAAAAAGAGGTGGAGAATATTAGTACGTTTCCAATTATCGATGAAGAGCTGTTTTTAGTCGTTCCCTCCTCTCATCGGCTTGCTAATCGAAAAGAAGTAGCGTTGGCGGAAGTTGCAAATGACCTTTTTGTCCATTATCATTCAGACTACCCATTGCGGCATGTTATTGATGAGTTTTGCCAAGATGCAGGTTTTCTTCCCAAAGTTGCAATAGAAGGCGCTGAGGATGAAATTATTGGAGGGTTAGTTGCCGCCAATTGCGGAATTGCATTAATGCCCGCTACTCAAGGGCTCGACCAAACGAAAATATCCATGTTATGTGTCACGCAGCCGCGGTGCAGACGACTCATTGAAATGGCTTGGCGAACAGACAGCTATATGTCGCCAGTAGTGGAACGGTTTAAGGATTTTGTTATCCATAATATTTCAAGAGTTATTTGA
- a CDS encoding IclR family transcriptional regulator codes for MTSTEQDKGIRSLQRAIDLLECFTMEERELSLTEISKKIKLAKSTVIRLLYTLELNSFVERDPVTFKYKLGKQLYFIGNIAGQSIEIREVAKESMRRLRDKTEETVNLYVLDKESRVCIQQFESSQSIRHIIKIGEKLPLTLGATGKVILAYQSEEFIEQVFKKEDPKRDFQEFRQELQEIIRNRFAQSIDEREVGSSAIATPIFDVNGQMIAALSLSGPTTRFKKEVIEQWKDDLLQCGMEISTNLGFQN; via the coding sequence ATGACTTCAACAGAGCAAGACAAGGGAATCCGTTCATTGCAACGAGCGATTGACTTGTTGGAGTGTTTTACGATGGAAGAAAGAGAACTTTCCTTAACCGAGATTTCTAAAAAGATAAAACTAGCTAAATCAACAGTCATTCGACTCCTCTATACATTGGAATTGAATAGCTTTGTTGAACGGGACCCTGTTACGTTTAAATATAAATTGGGAAAACAATTATATTTTATAGGGAATATCGCCGGGCAATCGATTGAAATACGAGAAGTTGCAAAAGAATCGATGCGAAGATTGCGGGACAAAACTGAGGAAACTGTAAACCTTTATGTTTTGGACAAAGAAAGCAGAGTTTGCATTCAACAATTCGAGAGTTCCCAGTCCATTCGCCATATTATCAAAATCGGCGAAAAACTACCTTTAACATTAGGGGCAACAGGCAAAGTAATTTTAGCTTATCAATCCGAAGAATTTATTGAACAAGTTTTCAAAAAAGAAGATCCGAAAAGAGATTTCCAAGAATTTAGACAGGAACTGCAGGAAATTATAAGGAATAGGTTTGCCCAAAGTATTGATGAGCGGGAAGTCGGTTCTTCCGCAATTGCAACTCCAATCTTTGACGTAAATGGCCAGATGATTGCGGCGTTGTCTTTATCGGGGCCTACGACTAGATTTAAAAAAGAAGTCATTGAGCAATGGAAGGATGATCTATTGCAATGCGGCATGGAAATTTCAACGAACTTGGGATTTCAAAATTAG
- the aroQ gene encoding type II 3-dehydroquinate dehydratase gives MKKVLMLHGINHNMFGKRDPVQYGTVTLEEIDSGMKELAKELGVEIESFQTNHEGEMCERIHQAYLENMDAVIINAGAWTHYSYGLRDALAILEAPIIEIHMSNIHAREPFRHHSVFAEIAKGQICGFGVESYYLGLRAAVAAIEEK, from the coding sequence ATGAAAAAGGTATTAATGCTTCATGGAATTAACCACAACATGTTCGGAAAAAGGGATCCCGTCCAATACGGAACCGTCACGTTAGAAGAAATTGATTCAGGAATGAAAGAACTGGCGAAGGAACTGGGAGTAGAAATCGAAAGCTTCCAAACGAATCATGAAGGGGAAATGTGCGAACGCATTCACCAAGCGTATTTAGAAAATATGGACGCTGTCATTATTAATGCAGGCGCTTGGACACACTATAGTTATGGATTGCGTGATGCGCTTGCCATCTTGGAGGCTCCTATTATAGAAATCCATATGTCGAACATTCATGCAAGAGAGCCTTTTAGACACCACTCCGTTTTTGCAGAGATTGCAAAAGGGCAAATTTGCGGTTTTGGTGTAGAAAGCTATTATTTAGGTTTGCGCGCAGCAGTCGCAGCGATCGAGGAAAAATAA
- a CDS encoding aldo/keto reductase gives MQNNEIGQTGLYVNPIGFGANAIGGHNLYPNLDEEAGKELVRQALQMGVNFLDTAYIYGPERSEQLVGEVIKETGMRNKVILATKGAQRITNEGVIFDNSPSFLRQAVEGSLQRLQTDTIDLFYIHFPDEDTPKDEAVGALKDLKAEGKIRAIGVSNFSLDQLKEANKDGYVDVYQGEYNLLNRRAEEDLLPYAKEHGISFVPFYPLASGLLSGKYDKTANFNDFRARLPHIKGESFSRNMEKIDQLRKLTKEKNVEMAHIALAWLLRQECIDVIIPGAKRIEQLENNLKASDVQLTKEDLIEIDAIFA, from the coding sequence ATGCAAAACAATGAGATTGGTCAAACAGGTCTTTATGTAAACCCTATTGGATTTGGCGCCAATGCTATAGGTGGACATAATCTATATCCCAATTTGGATGAAGAAGCCGGAAAAGAATTGGTGCGTCAAGCATTACAAATGGGCGTGAATTTTTTGGATACAGCCTATATCTATGGTCCGGAACGTTCCGAACAACTGGTAGGCGAGGTGATTAAAGAGACAGGCATGCGAAATAAAGTAATTTTGGCAACCAAGGGCGCCCAACGTATAACAAATGAAGGAGTTATATTTGATAATTCCCCGTCCTTTTTGCGACAAGCTGTGGAAGGAAGTTTACAACGGTTGCAAACAGATACGATTGATTTGTTTTACATACATTTCCCAGATGAAGATACCCCGAAAGACGAGGCAGTAGGGGCATTGAAAGATTTAAAAGCGGAAGGAAAAATCCGGGCAATCGGTGTCTCTAATTTTTCTCTCGATCAGCTCAAGGAGGCAAATAAAGACGGATATGTCGATGTGTACCAGGGTGAATACAATTTGTTGAACCGGCGTGCAGAAGAAGATTTGCTCCCTTATGCAAAGGAACACGGCATTTCGTTTGTTCCGTTTTATCCATTGGCGTCAGGTCTATTAAGCGGAAAATATGATAAGACTGCGAATTTTAATGATTTTAGAGCGAGACTGCCGCATATTAAGGGTGAATCGTTCAGCCGAAATATGGAAAAAATCGATCAGCTTCGAAAACTGACGAAGGAGAAGAATGTTGAAATGGCTCATATAGCACTTGCGTGGTTATTAAGACAAGAATGTATAGATGTCATTATTCCAGGGGCTAAACGAATTGAACAATTGGAGAACAACTTGAAGGCATCAGATGTACAACTTACAAAAGAGGACTTGATAGAGATCGACGCCATCTTCGCCTAA
- a CDS encoding LacI family DNA-binding transcriptional regulator — MGPTKKNRVTLQEVAKHAGVSRSTASLIVRNSPTISEATRKKVLASMNELGYVYDRVAANLRSQQSTTIGIIITDIANTFYSDLFIGITEELEKEGYTGLLGTTFDLHSNQDRLISTMLEHRVGGIILVPVSGNGKETAERLKKLDIPVVLTVRELPHSDFDYVGVDYNLGTQMIINHLIDKGHKRIAFIGGRKESSTWTERMKGYRTVYEEKGLLIEDSLILPGAINKQAGTEAVEELLSQSKDHLPTAIFCFSDLVAFGVILGLRKAGLTIGKDIEVVGFDNVPESEIVQPPLTTVSSFARQIGNEAANLLQRRITNNDKKGEKIIIKPELIIRD, encoded by the coding sequence ATAGGACCTACAAAGAAAAATCGAGTTACCTTACAAGAAGTTGCGAAGCACGCAGGTGTCTCCAGATCGACCGCTTCCCTCATTGTCCGCAATAGCCCAACCATATCAGAGGCTACGCGTAAGAAAGTGTTGGCGTCGATGAATGAGCTGGGCTATGTATATGACCGTGTCGCGGCAAATTTACGTTCACAACAATCCACCACAATTGGAATTATTATTACGGATATCGCTAACACATTTTATTCTGATTTATTCATAGGGATTACGGAGGAGCTTGAAAAAGAGGGCTATACTGGTCTATTAGGAACAACTTTTGATTTACATTCGAATCAAGATCGACTTATTTCCACCATGCTAGAACATCGGGTCGGCGGAATTATTTTAGTTCCGGTATCCGGTAATGGAAAAGAGACTGCCGAACGATTGAAGAAATTAGATATCCCTGTTGTCCTCACAGTTCGTGAACTGCCTCACAGCGATTTCGACTATGTAGGAGTGGATTATAATTTAGGTACACAAATGATTATCAATCATCTAATTGACAAAGGGCATAAACGTATTGCCTTTATCGGCGGTCGCAAGGAATCCTCTACATGGACGGAACGGATGAAAGGATACCGTACCGTTTATGAAGAAAAAGGGCTCCTTATTGAAGACTCTCTCATACTCCCAGGAGCTATTAATAAACAGGCAGGTACAGAAGCGGTTGAAGAGCTGCTCAGCCAATCAAAAGATCATCTGCCGACCGCCATATTTTGCTTTAGTGATCTTGTTGCTTTTGGTGTTATTCTTGGATTGCGAAAAGCGGGTCTAACTATCGGAAAAGATATAGAGGTAGTGGGATTTGATAATGTGCCTGAATCAGAAATTGTACAGCCTCCCCTAACAACTGTTTCGTCTTTTGCCAGGCAAATTGGAAATGAGGCTGCTAATCTGCTTCAACGCAGAATTACAAATAATGATAAAAAGGGGGAAAAAATAATAATAAAACCAGAGTTAATTATTCGGGACTAA